The Candidatus Kryptonium sp. genome contains a region encoding:
- the coaE gene encoding dephospho-CoA kinase (Dephospho-CoA kinase (CoaE) performs the final step in coenzyme A biosynthesis.), translating into MHFKHGILTVGVTGGIGSGKTTVCKFFEELGAKVIYADDLAKKLMEEDENLKSKIRKMFGEEAYIGGKLNRKFIAEIIFSNEEKKKQLESIVHPAVIKKIIAEFKKISKEKTHSFVIVEAALIFESGFDSELDYVIVVDADEEVKIKRIMERDGCSREEVLKRMKAQMNPTKKRKLADIVIQNNDDIQTLKEKVKFLYSLLQKLSKLTGEN; encoded by the coding sequence TTGCATTTCAAACACGGGATCTTAACCGTAGGCGTCACTGGAGGAATCGGCTCTGGGAAAACAACAGTTTGCAAGTTCTTTGAAGAACTTGGGGCGAAAGTTATTTATGCAGATGACCTTGCCAAAAAGCTTATGGAAGAAGATGAAAATCTCAAGAGCAAAATTAGAAAAATGTTCGGTGAGGAAGCTTACATCGGGGGAAAACTTAACCGAAAATTCATCGCTGAAATAATTTTTTCCAACGAGGAAAAGAAGAAACAACTTGAGTCCATCGTCCATCCAGCAGTGATAAAAAAAATCATCGCTGAATTTAAAAAAATTTCAAAAGAAAAAACACATAGCTTTGTCATCGTTGAAGCTGCACTTATATTTGAATCTGGCTTTGACAGCGAGCTTGATTATGTTATCGTCGTTGACGCCGACGAGGAAGTTAAAATTAAAAGAATAATGGAACGAGATGGTTGTTCAAGAGAAGAAGTTTTAAAAAGAATGAAAGCACAAATGAATCCGACCAAGAAGAGAAAGCTTGCGGACATAGTGATACAAAACAACGACGACATTCAAACGCTAAAAGAAAAAGTGAAATTTCTTTACTCACTCCTTCAAAAATTGTCAAAATTAACAGGGGAAAACTGA
- the eno gene encoding phosphopyruvate hydratase — MSTTIVDIQAREILDSRGNPTIEVDVHLESGAMGRAAVPSGASTGENEALELRDGDSKRYLGKGVLKAVENVNNIISEELEGWDALDQVGIDRFLIQLDGTPNKSRLGANAILGVSLAVAKAAANHLGIPLYRYIGGVNAKVLPVPLMNILNGGRHADNNVDIQEFMVVPVNAPSFSEALRMGAEIFHSLKSVLKSKGYNTAVGDEGGFAPDLKSNVEAIEIILEAIEKAGYKAGSDVYLALDSAASEFYQNGKYVFFKSDRSEKTSEEMVKFYEGIVKQYPIISIEDGMSEHDWEGWKMLTEALGDKIQLVGDDIFVTNIEIFSKGIEKGIANSILIKLNQIGTLTETLDCIELAKKNGYTAIVSHRSGETEDTTIADLVVATNVGQIKTGSTSRTDRIAKYNQLLRIEEELGEDAVFAGLKAFKVAKQG, encoded by the coding sequence ATGTCCACTACAATAGTTGATATTCAAGCACGAGAGATCCTTGATTCAAGAGGAAATCCGACAATTGAAGTTGATGTCCACCTTGAATCAGGTGCAATGGGACGCGCAGCTGTACCAAGCGGCGCTTCTACAGGTGAAAATGAGGCACTTGAGTTGAGAGATGGAGATTCAAAAAGATATCTCGGTAAAGGAGTTTTAAAAGCAGTTGAAAATGTTAACAATATAATTTCAGAAGAACTTGAGGGATGGGATGCGCTTGATCAAGTTGGAATTGACAGATTTTTAATTCAACTTGATGGGACTCCGAATAAATCGCGTCTGGGGGCAAATGCAATCCTCGGCGTTTCGCTTGCAGTTGCAAAAGCAGCTGCAAATCACCTTGGAATTCCTCTCTACAGGTATATCGGCGGTGTAAATGCGAAAGTTTTACCTGTCCCCTTGATGAATATTTTAAACGGCGGTAGACATGCTGACAATAATGTTGATATTCAAGAATTTATGGTCGTCCCTGTAAATGCTCCATCATTTTCAGAAGCTTTAAGAATGGGGGCGGAAATCTTTCACTCGCTTAAATCAGTTTTAAAATCAAAAGGCTATAATACCGCAGTTGGTGATGAAGGTGGATTTGCGCCAGATTTAAAATCAAATGTTGAAGCTATAGAAATCATACTTGAAGCAATAGAAAAAGCAGGTTACAAAGCTGGCTCTGATGTTTATCTCGCACTTGATAGCGCAGCAAGTGAATTTTATCAAAATGGCAAATATGTTTTCTTTAAATCAGACAGAAGCGAGAAAACATCCGAAGAAATGGTAAAATTTTATGAAGGCATTGTAAAACAATATCCAATAATTTCCATTGAAGATGGAATGTCCGAGCATGATTGGGAAGGTTGGAAAATGCTAACCGAAGCACTTGGAGACAAAATTCAACTCGTTGGTGATGATATTTTCGTAACAAATATTGAGATATTTTCAAAAGGTATTGAAAAAGGAATCGCAAACTCAATTTTGATAAAGCTAAATCAAATCGGAACACTAACCGAAACACTTGACTGCATTGAGCTTGCGAAGAAAAATGGATATACAGCTATCGTAAGCCATAGATCTGGCGAAACAGAAGATACAACAATTGCTGATCTCGTTGTTGCAACAAATGTGGGACAAATAAAAACAGGTTCCACCTCAAGGACAGATAGAATTGCTAAATATAATCAACTATTAAGGATTGAAGAAGAACTCGGTGAAGATGCAGTTTTTGCAGGTTTGAAAGCTTTTAAAGTTGCAAAACAAGGTTGA
- the zapB gene encoding cell division protein ZapB has translation MDGKNTNSSFAKIIEDLQGKFDKVFEYVKNLKEENENLKRKISSLEAENEALRQENEAMRKNGVVLFDSKEREELKNRIAILLERLNQYL, from the coding sequence ATGGATGGTAAAAACACTAACTCAAGTTTCGCAAAAATTATAGAGGATCTTCAAGGCAAATTTGATAAAGTTTTTGAATATGTTAAAAATTTGAAAGAAGAAAACGAAAATTTGAAACGGAAAATATCTTCGCTTGAAGCGGAGAACGAAGCCCTGAGGCAAGAGAATGAAGCAATGCGCAAGAACGGTGTGGTTTTGTTTGATTCCAAAGAGAGAGAAGAATTGAAAAATAGAATAGCCATTTTGCTTGAAAGATTAAATCAGTATCTTTGA
- the rny gene encoding ribonuclease Y, with protein sequence MVVYIVISVAVLFAFLLGWFFHSKIEEKKIGTAEARAQKIIEDAEREANNIKKEKLLEVRDEWFKKKQEFEAEVNQIKQKLQSYEKQLLSKEEKLNERSEELNKRERELNKIQQQLDEQKKLIELKQKEVEQLIEEQKLQLEKIAGLTSEEAKKMLIDKMVSEAKAEAAKMIREIREQAKEEAKKEAQKIIVQAIQRTAADHSVETTVTVLHIPNDELKGRIIGREGRNIRAFEQLTGCDIIVDDTPEAVIISGFDPFRREVAKIALERLLADGRIHPARIEEVVEKVKQELEEEMYRVGENTLLELGIHNVHREIVRLVGKMKYRSSYGQNVLQHSIEVAYLAAIMASELGLDPHLAKRAGLFHDIGKVVDKQEGPHALIGYEILSRYGEHPVVVNAVGSHHEDIPMETPIAAIVQAADAISGARPGARRESVEGYVRRLQKLEEIAKSFEGVAKTYAIQAGREVRVIVEPDKVDDNLADQLSRDIAAKIQEEMEYPGQIKVTVIREVRAVAYAK encoded by the coding sequence ATGGTTGTATACATAGTTATTTCTGTTGCTGTTCTGTTTGCATTTCTACTTGGCTGGTTCTTCCATTCAAAAATTGAAGAAAAAAAGATCGGAACAGCAGAAGCGCGAGCCCAAAAAATAATTGAAGATGCCGAACGCGAAGCAAATAACATAAAAAAAGAGAAACTTCTTGAAGTAAGGGATGAATGGTTCAAGAAAAAACAAGAATTTGAAGCGGAAGTAAACCAAATCAAGCAAAAGCTTCAATCCTATGAGAAACAACTTTTATCAAAAGAAGAGAAACTAAACGAAAGATCCGAGGAGCTAAATAAAAGAGAACGCGAGCTGAACAAGATTCAACAGCAACTTGATGAACAGAAAAAATTAATTGAGTTAAAACAGAAGGAAGTTGAACAACTTATTGAAGAACAAAAGCTTCAACTTGAAAAAATCGCTGGTTTGACCAGCGAAGAAGCAAAGAAAATGCTTATTGACAAGATGGTTTCAGAAGCCAAAGCCGAAGCTGCTAAAATGATCCGCGAAATTCGTGAGCAAGCCAAAGAAGAAGCCAAAAAAGAAGCTCAAAAAATAATAGTCCAAGCAATTCAAAGAACAGCAGCCGATCACTCAGTTGAAACGACCGTAACTGTTTTACATATACCAAATGACGAATTAAAAGGAAGAATAATAGGACGAGAAGGAAGAAACATCCGCGCTTTTGAACAGCTTACTGGATGCGATATAATAGTTGACGATACCCCAGAAGCAGTAATAATCTCTGGATTTGACCCATTTAGAAGAGAAGTTGCAAAAATTGCGCTTGAGAGGTTACTCGCTGATGGACGAATTCATCCAGCAAGGATAGAAGAAGTTGTTGAAAAAGTTAAGCAGGAGCTTGAAGAAGAAATGTATAGAGTTGGTGAGAACACATTACTTGAACTTGGAATTCATAATGTCCATCGTGAGATTGTCCGGCTTGTCGGAAAGATGAAGTATCGTTCTAGCTATGGTCAAAATGTTTTGCAACACAGCATAGAGGTCGCATACCTTGCAGCTATAATGGCTTCTGAACTTGGGCTTGATCCACATCTTGCCAAGCGAGCTGGGCTATTCCACGATATAGGCAAAGTAGTTGATAAACAAGAAGGGCCTCACGCATTGATAGGCTATGAAATTTTGAGTAGATACGGTGAACATCCTGTTGTTGTAAATGCTGTCGGCTCGCATCACGAAGATATACCAATGGAAACCCCGATCGCAGCAATCGTTCAAGCAGCGGATGCAATAAGTGGAGCAAGACCCGGAGCAAGAAGAGAATCAGTTGAAGGTTATGTGAGAAGATTACAAAAGCTTGAAGAAATTGCCAAATCATTTGAAGGCGTTGCGAAAACCTACGCAATCCAAGCTGGTCGCGAGGTAAGAGTTATAGTTGAACCAGACAAAGTAGATGATAACCTCGCCGATCAACTTTCACGAGATATCGCTGCAAAAATTCAAGAAGAAATGGAATATCCTGGACAAATCAAGGTCACGGTCATAAGAGAAGTTCGTGCAGTTGCATATGCAAAGTAA
- a CDS encoding cell division protein ZapA produces the protein MDLSQPKIVKVKIFNTEYTLKVEDEEIAYKVAEYVDKMMNELHNKLPEQSVLTIAILTALNIAEELFRERMNRGYVESEIENMLLSLSSRVDKILSL, from the coding sequence TTGGACTTATCACAACCAAAGATAGTTAAGGTAAAAATTTTTAATACTGAATATACCTTAAAAGTTGAAGACGAAGAAATTGCTTATAAAGTCGCTGAATACGTAGACAAGATGATGAACGAACTGCATAACAAGCTGCCCGAGCAATCTGTTTTGACCATTGCAATTTTGACTGCGTTAAATATCGCCGAAGAGCTATTTCGCGAGCGGATGAATAGAGGTTATGTTGAAAGCGAGATAGAGAACATGTTACTTAGTTTGTCATCAAGGGTAGATAAGATATTAAGTTTATAG
- the rpmI gene encoding 50S ribosomal protein L35: MPKVKSKRAAMKRFKLTATGKIKRQKAGRSHLATGKSRKRKRQLRKPTLVHPYEEKRIKQLILA, translated from the coding sequence ATGCCAAAGGTGAAGAGCAAACGAGCAGCAATGAAAAGATTTAAACTCACTGCAACTGGCAAGATAAAAAGGCAAAAAGCAGGCAGAAGCCATCTTGCAACAGGCAAATCAAGAAAAAGAAAAAGACAGCTTCGTAAACCAACTCTTGTTCATCCATACGAAGAAAAAAGAATAAAACAATTAATCCTTGCTTGA
- the rplT gene encoding 50S ribosomal protein L20, whose amino-acid sequence MRATNKPASRRRRKKILERAKGFWGMRGNTLRQAKDHVAKALQYSYRDRRTKKREFRRLWIARINAAARLNGTTYSKLISALKQKQVEINRKMLADLAVNNPDAFAEVVKFAFS is encoded by the coding sequence ATGAGAGCGACGAATAAGCCAGCATCAAGGAGAAGAAGAAAGAAAATACTTGAGAGAGCGAAGGGATTCTGGGGGATGCGTGGCAACACCCTCAGACAAGCAAAAGACCATGTCGCTAAAGCGCTTCAATACTCATATCGCGACAGAAGAACTAAAAAACGAGAATTTAGACGGCTTTGGATAGCAAGAATAAACGCAGCTGCAAGATTAAACGGCACAACCTATTCAAAACTTATCTCCGCTCTAAAGCAAAAACAGGTTGAAATCAACCGCAAAATGTTAGCTGATCTTGCTGTAAACAATCCTGATGCCTTCGCTGAAGTTGTAAAGTTCGCTTTTAGTTAA
- the pheT gene encoding phenylalanine--tRNA ligase subunit beta, protein MKISHKWLKNYIELEANPEEVKEKLTMLGLEVESVEYLGEKFKGFYVGEVLEVNKHPNADKLTVCKVNVGNDTLQIICGAPNVATGQKVPVALVGAIIPRNQHDPEGKPFVLTRAKIRGVESFGMICSEYELGLGDDKEGIMVLDPNAKVGQPLAEYFGLDDVVYDISITPNRPDCLSHIGIARELAVAFGLKLKKPEIKIIESNRKITDFASVEIIDSVNCPRYAARVVFNVKVEPSPKWLQNYLQSVGLRPINNIVDITNFVLYEIGHPLHAFDYDKLAGHKIIVKCANEGETFITLDGKARTLRKDTLMICDAEKPVAIAGVMGGANTEITSETKNVLIESAYFNPISIRRTSKYLGLSTDASYRFERGADPEAVIWAVNRAAQLMAEIAGGEVLQGIIDVYPVKIETKIVTLRFARLNSVLGVDVHKNEVAKILEGLEFEILNQDEERLTVKIPTFRPDIEREIDLIEEVARVYGYDKIPDKMQSVIHFSDKKIKVDFHEIVRERLIGAGFKEVVTNSMLDENKTALFGKNFVKVLNPLSKEMSTLRTSLIPSALDVVKHNFGYGIKNLKFFEIGKVYRIAFDEDEKPRYVDNYVEEERLLILITGLAEPISHDIKERNFDIYDLKGEVERLFRSIFLENYQFIYYSNNSGLADLEIGVEIAGKYAGRLIKVSDEILEKFDIESDIYIAEVDFDLLCKHSKIEERRYSELPRFPSVYRDLAFVVDEEVPVGEIEKAIKEKIGETLRSIRLFDIYRGEKIGEGKKSVAFSLEILSREKTLTDEEVNELINKVVNYISQKFGAQLRTY, encoded by the coding sequence GTGAAAATCTCACACAAATGGTTGAAAAACTACATTGAACTTGAAGCAAATCCAGAGGAAGTTAAAGAAAAACTTACAATGCTCGGACTTGAAGTTGAAAGCGTTGAATATCTCGGGGAAAAGTTTAAAGGTTTTTATGTCGGAGAAGTTCTTGAGGTAAACAAACATCCAAACGCAGATAAATTAACAGTTTGTAAAGTCAATGTTGGAAACGACACACTTCAAATTATTTGTGGAGCTCCGAATGTTGCAACAGGGCAGAAAGTTCCAGTTGCCCTCGTCGGAGCAATTATTCCAAGAAATCAGCATGATCCCGAAGGCAAACCATTCGTTCTAACGAGAGCTAAAATTCGTGGTGTTGAATCATTTGGAATGATATGCTCAGAATATGAGCTCGGACTTGGCGATGATAAAGAAGGCATAATGGTCCTTGATCCAAATGCAAAGGTTGGACAACCACTTGCGGAGTATTTCGGACTTGACGATGTGGTTTATGATATCAGCATAACTCCAAATCGTCCAGATTGCCTAAGCCATATTGGGATTGCCCGAGAACTCGCAGTCGCTTTCGGACTGAAACTTAAAAAGCCAGAAATCAAAATTATTGAGTCAAATAGAAAAATTACAGATTTCGCTTCCGTTGAAATTATTGACTCAGTAAACTGCCCAAGATACGCAGCGAGAGTTGTTTTTAATGTTAAAGTAGAGCCATCCCCAAAATGGCTTCAGAACTATCTTCAATCCGTTGGTTTACGACCGATAAATAACATCGTTGATATAACAAATTTCGTTCTCTACGAGATTGGACATCCACTTCACGCTTTTGATTACGATAAGCTCGCAGGCCATAAAATCATCGTGAAATGTGCTAATGAAGGCGAAACTTTCATAACTCTTGATGGTAAAGCAAGAACATTGAGAAAAGATACACTAATGATATGTGACGCCGAAAAGCCAGTTGCTATTGCAGGAGTGATGGGTGGAGCAAATACCGAAATCACAAGCGAGACCAAAAATGTCTTGATAGAAAGTGCTTATTTCAATCCTATAAGTATAAGAAGAACATCAAAATATCTCGGGTTATCAACAGATGCCTCTTATAGATTTGAACGAGGTGCAGATCCAGAGGCTGTTATATGGGCGGTAAATCGCGCTGCTCAACTTATGGCTGAGATCGCAGGTGGCGAAGTTTTACAAGGTATAATTGATGTTTACCCTGTTAAAATTGAAACAAAAATCGTTACATTAAGATTTGCACGATTAAATTCCGTCCTTGGGGTTGATGTTCATAAAAACGAGGTCGCAAAAATTCTTGAGGGGCTTGAATTTGAAATCTTAAATCAAGACGAAGAAAGATTAACCGTTAAAATTCCAACTTTCAGACCGGATATTGAGCGAGAGATTGACCTTATTGAAGAAGTCGCAAGAGTTTATGGATACGATAAAATTCCCGATAAAATGCAATCAGTTATTCATTTTTCAGATAAGAAAATCAAAGTTGATTTCCACGAGATTGTGCGCGAAAGACTGATCGGAGCTGGTTTTAAAGAAGTCGTTACAAACAGCATGCTTGACGAAAATAAAACTGCGCTCTTCGGGAAAAACTTCGTTAAAGTTTTGAATCCATTGAGCAAGGAAATGTCAACTTTAAGGACAAGCCTAATCCCAAGCGCCCTTGATGTCGTTAAACACAACTTCGGCTACGGAATAAAAAATTTAAAGTTCTTTGAGATAGGAAAAGTTTATAGAATTGCTTTTGATGAAGATGAAAAACCAAGGTATGTTGATAACTATGTTGAAGAAGAGCGACTTTTAATTTTAATCACTGGTTTAGCCGAGCCGATCTCCCACGATATAAAAGAGAGAAATTTTGACATCTACGACTTAAAGGGTGAAGTTGAACGCTTGTTTAGAAGCATTTTTCTTGAAAATTATCAGTTTATTTATTATTCTAATAATAGTGGACTTGCGGACCTTGAAATAGGCGTTGAAATTGCAGGAAAATACGCAGGAAGATTAATAAAAGTAAGCGACGAGATCTTGGAAAAATTTGATATAGAATCAGACATATATATTGCTGAAGTTGATTTTGATCTGCTTTGCAAACATTCAAAGATTGAAGAAAGACGATATTCAGAGTTACCGAGATTCCCAAGCGTTTACAGAGACCTTGCGTTCGTGGTTGATGAAGAAGTCCCTGTTGGAGAAATAGAAAAAGCGATAAAAGAAAAAATCGGCGAGACATTGAGGTCAATTCGTCTATTTGATATATACAGAGGCGAGAAAATTGGCGAAGGCAAGAAAAGCGTCGCTTTTTCACTTGAAATTTTATCAAGGGAAAAAACTTTGACAGATGAAGAAGTTAACGAATTAATCAATAAAGTCGTAAATTATATAAGTCAAAAATTTGGTGCTCAACTCAGAACTTACTGA
- the pheS gene encoding phenylalanine--tRNA ligase subunit alpha, producing MINQIEEAKAKFLKEIETIGDEKQLEEFRVKYLGRRGIIQTLFDKLKEIPPEEKPSIGKLLNEFKELAQTKFNEKKREIEKGKKKAKELIDLTIPGRFQYTGRKHPLTQTLEEIKKIFISMGFEVASGPEIEDDYHNFEALNIPPEHPARDMQDTFFIKENIILRTHTSPVQIRVMESKQPPVRIIAPGRVYRNEAISARSYCLFHQVEGLYVDVGVSFAELKGTLLSFAKQMFGSDVKLRFRPSFFPFTEPSAEVDVSCFICGGKGCRVCKYGGWLEILGCGMVDPNVFNFVGYDPEKYTGYAFGMGVERIAMLKYGIDDIRLFYENDFRFLEQF from the coding sequence ATGATTAATCAAATTGAGGAAGCCAAAGCGAAATTCTTAAAAGAGATTGAAACGATAGGCGACGAAAAACAACTTGAAGAATTCAGAGTTAAATACCTCGGGCGAAGGGGAATCATCCAAACATTATTTGACAAACTTAAAGAGATACCACCTGAAGAAAAACCCTCCATCGGAAAACTTCTAAACGAATTTAAAGAACTCGCCCAAACAAAGTTCAATGAGAAAAAGCGGGAAATTGAAAAAGGCAAGAAAAAAGCTAAAGAATTAATTGACTTAACAATCCCTGGTAGATTTCAATATACCGGCCGGAAACATCCACTTACCCAAACGCTTGAAGAAATCAAGAAAATTTTCATATCAATGGGCTTTGAGGTTGCTTCAGGTCCCGAGATAGAAGATGATTATCACAATTTTGAAGCGCTTAACATACCTCCGGAGCATCCCGCAAGAGACATGCAAGATACATTTTTTATCAAGGAAAATATCATTTTGCGAACTCACACATCTCCTGTTCAAATAAGAGTAATGGAATCAAAGCAACCGCCGGTGAGAATAATCGCACCTGGCAGAGTTTATAGAAACGAAGCAATAAGTGCAAGAAGCTATTGCCTTTTTCATCAAGTTGAAGGACTATATGTTGATGTTGGAGTTTCATTTGCAGAGTTAAAAGGCACTTTGCTTTCCTTTGCCAAGCAAATGTTTGGAAGCGATGTTAAATTAAGGTTTAGACCAAGTTTCTTCCCATTTACTGAACCAAGTGCAGAAGTTGATGTCAGCTGCTTCATATGCGGTGGTAAAGGCTGCAGAGTTTGCAAATACGGAGGATGGCTTGAAATACTTGGTTGTGGAATGGTTGATCCGAATGTATTTAACTTTGTCGGATACGACCCCGAAAAATACACTGGCTATGCTTTCGGAATGGGAGTTGAAAGAATAGCAATGCTAAAGTATGGAATTGATGATATAAGATTGTTCTATGAAAACGATTTCAGATTCCTTGAACAATTTTAG
- the thrS gene encoding threonine--tRNA ligase, giving the protein MEKIKVKLPDGTFIEVDKGTTPLQIAENLSKRLAKEAVAAKVNGVVIDLTKPLESDCELQILTFDDPEGREVFWHSSAHLMAHAIEELFPGAKFGVGPPIEDGFYYDVDVDRPLTPDDLVRIEEKMKELAQKDQPYIRKVVTKEEALEFFKKKGDPYKVEIIEQIDDNDTITFYSEGSFTDLCRGPHLPSTGKIKYVKLLSVAGAYWRGDSRNKMLQRVYGVAYPKKELLDEHLKRLEEAKKRDHRRLGKELELFVFHDIAPGAPFWLPKGMIIFRELEKFIREELDKRGYEEISTPILVKKDLWERSGHWEHYKENMFVLEVEDEIYSLKPMNCPESTYVYKMKTRSYRDLPLRLAEIGRLHRNEISGALGGMFRVRQITMDDAHIYCRPDQILNEINELIDFINYVYGIFKFEPAYYLSTKPDNAMGDPSLWEQAEQALKTALEQNGIKYGLKEKEGAFYGPKIDVQIKDALGRDWQVATIQLDFVMLPERFDLTYIDVDGQPKRPVAIHRAIFGSFERFVGILTEHFAGNFPVWLAPVQAVVLPITDAQNDYAKEVFEKLKNAKIRAEIDLRNEKINYKIREAETKKIPYMLVIGEREKVNQTVSVRRHGKGDLGAFDLESFISRIKFEIESKAVE; this is encoded by the coding sequence ATGGAGAAGATAAAAGTTAAATTGCCTGATGGTACTTTTATTGAAGTTGATAAAGGAACAACGCCTCTTCAAATAGCTGAAAATTTAAGCAAACGACTTGCAAAAGAAGCAGTTGCAGCAAAAGTTAACGGTGTTGTTATAGATCTTACTAAACCGTTGGAATCCGATTGCGAACTTCAAATTCTCACATTTGATGACCCTGAAGGAAGAGAGGTATTCTGGCACAGTTCTGCTCATCTTATGGCTCATGCGATAGAGGAACTCTTTCCTGGAGCAAAGTTTGGAGTAGGACCGCCAATTGAAGATGGATTCTATTACGATGTTGATGTTGATAGACCCCTGACCCCAGATGACCTTGTTAGAATTGAAGAGAAAATGAAAGAACTCGCGCAGAAAGATCAACCCTACATTAGAAAAGTTGTCACAAAAGAAGAAGCTCTTGAGTTTTTCAAGAAGAAAGGTGATCCATACAAAGTTGAAATTATAGAACAAATTGATGATAACGATACAATAACTTTTTACAGTGAAGGAAGTTTTACGGATCTATGTCGCGGTCCACATCTTCCATCAACAGGTAAGATAAAATATGTTAAACTATTAAGTGTTGCTGGAGCTTATTGGCGTGGTGATTCAAGAAACAAGATGTTGCAAAGAGTATATGGAGTTGCATATCCAAAGAAAGAACTCCTTGATGAACATTTAAAACGGCTTGAGGAGGCGAAAAAAAGAGATCACCGACGGCTTGGCAAGGAACTTGAGCTTTTTGTATTCCATGACATCGCTCCAGGTGCGCCTTTCTGGCTTCCAAAAGGAATGATAATCTTTCGTGAACTTGAAAAATTCATTCGTGAAGAACTTGATAAAAGAGGTTATGAGGAGATATCAACGCCTATCCTTGTGAAGAAAGATCTTTGGGAAAGATCAGGGCATTGGGAGCATTACAAAGAGAATATGTTCGTTCTGGAGGTTGAAGATGAAATTTATTCGCTCAAACCTATGAATTGTCCCGAAAGCACATATGTTTATAAAATGAAAACAAGAAGTTACAGAGATTTGCCTTTGCGACTTGCAGAGATAGGAAGATTGCACAGGAATGAAATCTCCGGCGCACTTGGTGGGATGTTTCGTGTAAGACAGATAACAATGGATGACGCACATATCTATTGCAGACCTGATCAAATTTTAAACGAAATCAACGAGCTAATTGATTTTATAAACTATGTCTATGGCATTTTCAAATTTGAACCTGCCTATTATCTTTCAACCAAACCAGACAACGCAATGGGCGATCCAAGCTTGTGGGAGCAAGCTGAACAGGCGTTAAAAACAGCGCTTGAACAAAACGGAATAAAATACGGATTGAAAGAGAAGGAAGGAGCATTTTACGGCCCAAAGATAGATGTCCAGATAAAAGATGCTCTTGGAAGAGATTGGCAAGTTGCTACAATTCAACTTGACTTTGTCATGTTGCCCGAGAGGTTTGATTTAACTTATATTGATGTTGATGGACAACCTAAACGCCCAGTTGCGATTCACAGAGCCATATTTGGTTCATTTGAGAGATTTGTCGGAATTTTAACGGAACATTTCGCAGGAAATTTCCCCGTTTGGCTTGCTCCTGTGCAAGCTGTTGTCTTACCTATAACAGATGCCCAAAATGATTACGCAAAGGAAGTTTTTGAAAAGCTTAAAAATGCAAAGATCCGTGCTGAAATTGATTTGAGAAATGAAAAAATAAACTACAAAATAAGAGAAGCCGAGACGAAAAAGATCCCATATATGCTTGTGATCGGTGAAAGAGAAAAAGTAAATCAAACTGTTTCAGTAAGAAGGCATGGTAAAGGCGATCTTGGTGCATTTGATTTGGAAAGTTTTATATCACGGATTAAATTTGAGATAGAAAGCAAAGCTGTGGAATAA
- the infC gene encoding translation initiation factor IF-3, which translates to MNEQIKVPRVRVIDENGQSLGIMNTRDALKLAEERGYDLVEVAPQANPPVCRLMDYGKYKYEKQKEEKLQKKQKSASVLKELRFHPNTGEHDFQFKARHAKEFILDGHKVKAQVIFKGREILHTEFGERILKRLIEFLSDVARVEQDIRLEGSSMSVIFAPDRKKIQMLKEQEEKNKQSGGQPSDAKGEEQTSSNEKI; encoded by the coding sequence ATTAATGAGCAAATTAAGGTTCCAAGAGTTAGAGTAATTGATGAAAACGGACAATCACTCGGCATAATGAACACGCGCGATGCATTAAAGCTCGCTGAGGAAAGAGGTTATGACCTTGTTGAAGTTGCTCCACAGGCCAATCCGCCAGTTTGTAGGTTAATGGATTATGGCAAATACAAGTATGAGAAACAAAAAGAGGAAAAACTTCAGAAGAAGCAGAAGTCCGCGTCGGTTTTAAAGGAGCTAAGATTTCATCCAAATACAGGTGAACACGATTTTCAGTTCAAGGCGCGCCACGCAAAAGAATTTATACTTGATGGACACAAAGTTAAAGCGCAAGTTATCTTCAAAGGCAGAGAAATTTTACACACCGAATTCGGAGAGAGAATTTTGAAAAGGCTGATTGAATTTCTTTCTGATGTTGCGCGGGTCGAGCAAGATATACGACTTGAAGGAAGTTCTATGAGTGTTATATTTGCACCTGATAGAAAGAAAATCCAAATGTTAAAAGAACAGGAAGAAAAAAATAAACAATCTGGAGGACAACCAAGCGATGCCAAAGGTGAAGAGCAAACGAGCAGCAATGAAAAGATTTAA